A window of Panicum virgatum strain AP13 chromosome 8K, P.virgatum_v5, whole genome shotgun sequence contains these coding sequences:
- the LOC120645511 gene encoding ethylene-response factor C3-like: protein MEQEHFTSSSSSTSSSSCYYPVAALAALLSLDAADRNDDMQLLNDLVQHMDADECSGWSSSSSSTSSEVGITSVDTRNKHRWQDASLGNKHEAFIGVRKRPWGKFGAEIRDSTRGGARVWLGTFDTPEAAALAYDQAAFAARGADAILNFPVGRVQQSLHTMADAAAGVSPVLALKRHHSRRMSTTRRSRLIHGRATTNTKTNKNRMRQQQLAPQIATASSVSVVAMAVPQPVAAPGHCGVLELEDLGADYLEELLRMTSEY from the coding sequence ATGGAGCAGGAGCAtttcacctcctcctcctcatccacgTCGTCATCGTCGTGCTACTACCCTGTAGCAGCCCTAGCCGCGCTGCTGTCCTTGGACGCGGCCGATAGGAATGACGACATGCAGCTGCTCAACGACCTCGTTCAACACATGGACGCCGACGAGTGCTCGGGCTGGTCCTCTTCGTCCTCGTCTACTTCCTCCGAGGTGGGAATTACATCGGTGGACACACGCAATAAGCATCGGTGGCAGGACGCCTCACTGGGCAACAAGCATGAGGCCTTCATCGGAGTACGCAAGAGGCCATGGGGCAAGTTCGGCGCCGAGATCCGCGACTCCACACGCGGGGGCGCCCGCGTGTGGCTCGGCACCTTCGACACCCccgaggccgccgcgctcgcctatGACCAGGCCGCCTTCGCCGCCCGTGGCGCCGACGCCATTCTCAACTTCCCCGTCGGGCGCGTGCAGCAGTCGCTCCACACAATGGCGGATGCCGCCGCGGGGGTCTCCCCTGTCCTCGCGCTGAAGCGCCACCACTCCAGGCGCATGAGCACGACGCGCAGGAGCAGGCTCATCCATGGCAGAGCCACCACCAACACCAAAACCAACAAGAATCGCATGCGGCAGCAGCAATTGGCACCCCAAATCGCCACCGCGTCCAGCGTGTCCGTGGTGGCTATGGCGGTGCCGCAGCCGGTGGCAGCACCCGGCCACTGCGGTGTGCTGGAGCTTGAGGACCTCGGCGCTGATTACTTGGAGGAGCTCCTCCGGATGACATCCGAGTACTGA